The following are encoded together in the Thiobacillus sp. SCUT-2 genome:
- the mtgA gene encoding monofunctional biosynthetic peptidoglycan transglycosylase — MRKLFGWIGKGIAAAIVLVLLYQAWLFAHVLWWIDHNPGMTSFMEAGLARQQEKNPDAGLRHRWVPYDRISIHLKRAIVAAEDAKFLTHEGFDVEGIQAAVEKNLKKGRLVAGGSTISQQLAKNLFLSGERSFIRKGQEAIITLMIEATWSKRRILEVYLNVIEWGNGIYGAEAAARRYYKVPAAALGPEQAARLAAMVPNPRWYENHRSSRAYQKRVVVISRYMWSAQVPR; from the coding sequence ATGAGGAAACTGTTCGGCTGGATCGGCAAGGGCATCGCCGCCGCGATCGTCCTCGTGCTGCTGTACCAGGCGTGGCTGTTCGCCCATGTGCTGTGGTGGATCGACCACAACCCCGGCATGACCTCGTTCATGGAAGCCGGTCTCGCCCGCCAGCAGGAAAAGAACCCCGACGCCGGGCTGCGCCACAGGTGGGTGCCCTACGACCGCATCTCGATCCACCTGAAACGCGCCATCGTCGCCGCCGAGGACGCCAAGTTCCTCACCCACGAAGGCTTCGACGTCGAAGGCATCCAGGCCGCCGTCGAGAAGAACCTGAAGAAAGGGCGGCTGGTCGCCGGCGGCTCCACCATCAGCCAGCAGCTCGCCAAGAACCTGTTCCTTTCCGGCGAGCGCAGCTTCATTCGCAAGGGCCAGGAGGCGATCATCACCCTGATGATCGAAGCCACCTGGAGCAAGCGCCGCATCCTCGAGGTCTACCTCAACGTCATCGAATGGGGCAACGGCATCTACGGCGCCGAAGCCGCCGCCCGCCGCTACTACAAGGTCCCCGCCGCCGCCCTCGGCCCCGAGCAGGCCGCGCGCCTCGCGGCGATGGTGCCCAACCCGCGCTGGTACGAGAACCACCGCAGCTCGCGCGCGTATCAGAAGCGCGTCGTGGTCATCAGCCGGTATATGTGGAGTGCGCAGGTGCCGCGGTGA
- a CDS encoding HlyD family type I secretion periplasmic adaptor subunit: MKRHAIAHLWARYATVFRHAWARRKEMGSPSLRLHEAQFLPAALSLRDTPVHPLPRITLWMIMAFALIALMWAVLGRIDVVATAVGKIIPSDRTKVIQPMETAVVKAIYVRDGQLVEAGQVLIELDATTATADSERLRNEALSARLEALRAQAMLFAMASGKPPQLDVSKSKAIDGVDAARMLAEQGQVSSQFQEYEARQLQLQSEIARHKAEFHTTQEQVTKLEQTAPIARQRAQDYQRLARENFISKYGYLEREQARIEQEQDLAASRAKLTEIRAAQMEAQRQQATLTAETRRQLLEQFNLATQKAASLEQELVKAEQRSRLMHLTAPVAGTVQQLAINTVGGVVTPAQPLMVIVPKENVLEVEAMLPNKDIGFVNPGQDAEIKVETFPFTKYGTLHGKVAQVSSDAIQDENRGLIYSTRVKLAQDTLRVENKLVRLSPGMAVTVEVKTGTRRVIEYFLSPLIQATSESLRER, translated from the coding sequence ATGAAGCGACACGCTATAGCCCATCTTTGGGCGCGTTATGCCACAGTCTTTCGCCACGCCTGGGCGCGGCGCAAGGAAATGGGTAGCCCGTCCCTGCGGCTCCATGAAGCTCAATTTCTGCCTGCGGCACTATCCTTGCGAGATACGCCTGTGCATCCTCTGCCACGCATCACGCTTTGGATGATCATGGCGTTTGCCCTGATCGCATTGATGTGGGCCGTGTTGGGCCGCATCGATGTCGTGGCTACAGCCGTCGGCAAGATCATTCCCAGCGACCGCACCAAAGTCATCCAGCCAATGGAAACCGCCGTGGTCAAGGCAATTTATGTGCGGGACGGCCAGCTTGTCGAGGCAGGGCAAGTGTTGATCGAGCTTGATGCTACGACCGCTACAGCCGACAGCGAGCGGCTTCGCAATGAAGCCTTAAGCGCGCGGTTGGAAGCGCTGCGTGCACAAGCCATGTTGTTCGCTATGGCGAGCGGAAAGCCGCCACAACTTGATGTATCAAAATCAAAGGCGATCGACGGTGTGGATGCGGCTCGCATGCTTGCCGAGCAAGGTCAGGTTTCCAGCCAATTTCAGGAATACGAGGCGCGCCAGCTGCAATTGCAGTCCGAGATTGCGCGTCATAAGGCAGAGTTCCACACAACCCAGGAGCAGGTAACCAAGCTCGAACAAACTGCGCCCATCGCACGCCAGCGCGCGCAGGACTATCAGAGATTGGCGAGAGAAAATTTCATTTCCAAGTATGGTTATCTCGAACGTGAGCAGGCTCGAATCGAGCAGGAGCAGGATCTGGCTGCCAGCCGTGCCAAGCTTACGGAAATCCGTGCCGCGCAGATGGAAGCACAACGCCAGCAGGCCACGCTCACTGCCGAAACCCGGCGGCAACTTCTGGAGCAATTCAATTTAGCGACGCAAAAAGCCGCATCGCTTGAACAGGAGCTGGTGAAGGCGGAACAGCGTAGCCGCTTGATGCACCTGACTGCGCCGGTGGCAGGAACCGTACAGCAACTGGCCATCAATACGGTGGGTGGGGTGGTCACGCCAGCCCAGCCCTTGATGGTGATCGTACCCAAAGAGAATGTCCTGGAAGTTGAGGCGATGCTGCCCAACAAGGATATTGGATTCGTAAACCCTGGGCAGGACGCCGAGATAAAAGTGGAGACCTTCCCCTTCACCAAGTACGGCACGCTGCATGGCAAGGTTGCCCAGGTGTCATCCGATGCGATTCAGGACGAAAACCGGGGACTGATTTATTCGACGCGGGTGAAGCTGGCCCAGGATACGTTGCGGGTGGAGAACAAATTAGTGCGGCTTTCCCCGGGCATGGCCGTGACGGTCGAGGTCAAGACCGGTACACGACGGGTGATCGAGTATTTCCTGAGTCCGCTGATACAGGCAACAAGTGAGAGCTTGAGGGAACGCTGA
- a CDS encoding type I secretion system permease/ATPase, whose product MPTEPTSPIHSDDTGLTCLVMLARFHQVASDPEQLAHQFKPSGEVFGETEILLAAKHIGLQAKAVKTSLDRLDRTPLPAMAVDSTGSYFILARFDAEKALIHDPKAERPQVVSRAELLARWNGRLILFASRASTVGEIAKFDFSWFIPAVVKYRKLLGEVLLVSFVLNLFALVTPLFFQVVMDKVLVHHGLTTLNVIAVGLLVVSVFEVVLSGLRSYVFAHTTSRIDVELGARLFRHLLHLPLGYFQARRVGDSVARVRELENIRAFLTGNSITVVLDVLFTVVFIGVMLFYSGWLTLVVLASLPLYFVVAMLVTPLLRARLHEKFNRGAESQAFLVEAVSGIDTLKSMAVEPQMQRRWDNQLAGYVSAGFKSATLATLARESTNLIGKLVTVGTLWLGAKLVIDGRLTVGQLVAFNMLAGRVAQPIMRLAQLWTDFQQTGISVQRLGDILNAPTEGAGTKSSLPPIAGRITFDKVHFRYRPDSPEVLNGISLDIQPGEVIGIVGRSGSGKSTLTKLIQRLYVPERGRVLVDGLDLTLIDASSLRRQIGVVLQENVLFNRTLRENIALADPGAPLEQVMGAAKLAGAHEFILELPEAYDTVVGEHGSSLSGGQRQRIAIARALMSQPRILIFDEATSALDYESERIIQNNMQAICQGRTVIVIAHRLSAVRHANRILVMDHGQIVEAGTHAELLEHEAGHYSRLHRLQHA is encoded by the coding sequence ATGCCGACAGAACCAACATCTCCAATCCATTCGGATGATACCGGCCTGACTTGTCTGGTCATGCTGGCGCGTTTTCATCAGGTCGCCAGTGACCCTGAGCAACTGGCACATCAGTTCAAGCCATCCGGTGAAGTCTTTGGTGAGACCGAAATACTGCTTGCCGCCAAGCACATTGGCTTGCAGGCCAAAGCAGTCAAGACATCCCTGGATCGCCTTGACCGGACACCGCTGCCTGCCATGGCAGTGGATAGCACAGGTAGTTATTTCATTCTTGCGCGCTTCGATGCAGAGAAGGCCTTGATCCACGACCCCAAGGCGGAGCGACCACAGGTGGTGTCGCGTGCAGAGTTGCTGGCACGTTGGAACGGTAGACTCATCCTGTTTGCCTCGCGGGCTTCCACGGTCGGCGAGATCGCAAAATTCGACTTTTCCTGGTTCATCCCAGCCGTCGTCAAGTACCGCAAGCTCCTGGGCGAAGTACTGCTCGTGTCATTTGTGCTGAATCTTTTTGCCCTTGTTACGCCGCTGTTTTTCCAGGTTGTGATGGACAAGGTGCTGGTGCATCACGGGTTGACCACGCTGAATGTCATCGCCGTCGGCCTGCTCGTGGTGTCGGTCTTCGAAGTGGTGTTGTCGGGCCTCAGAAGCTACGTATTCGCCCACACCACCAGCCGCATCGACGTGGAACTGGGCGCGCGACTGTTCCGTCATCTGCTTCATTTGCCACTAGGTTACTTCCAGGCGCGGCGCGTAGGCGATTCAGTTGCCCGTGTCAGGGAACTGGAGAACATCCGCGCCTTCCTTACCGGGAATTCGATCACGGTCGTGCTGGATGTGTTGTTCACTGTTGTCTTCATCGGCGTGATGCTGTTTTACAGTGGCTGGCTAACGTTGGTGGTGCTGGCCTCGTTGCCGCTCTATTTTGTGGTTGCCATGCTGGTCACCCCGCTTTTGCGCGCGCGCTTGCACGAGAAGTTCAACCGCGGCGCCGAGAGCCAGGCTTTCCTGGTCGAGGCCGTGTCCGGAATCGACACGCTGAAAAGTATGGCGGTGGAACCGCAGATGCAGCGCCGTTGGGACAACCAGTTGGCGGGCTATGTCTCGGCGGGGTTCAAATCTGCAACCCTTGCCACGCTGGCACGCGAAAGTACGAACCTTATCGGCAAACTTGTTACGGTTGGGACCTTATGGCTGGGCGCCAAGCTGGTAATCGATGGCCGGCTCACTGTTGGCCAGTTGGTGGCATTCAACATGCTGGCGGGTCGGGTCGCGCAGCCGATCATGCGACTTGCGCAACTATGGACAGATTTCCAGCAGACCGGTATTTCGGTTCAGCGCTTGGGGGATATTCTCAACGCACCGACTGAAGGTGCGGGCACCAAGAGCAGTCTGCCGCCGATTGCTGGCCGCATCACGTTCGATAAAGTGCATTTCCGCTATCGCCCGGACAGCCCTGAAGTGCTCAACGGCATCAGTCTCGATATCCAGCCAGGTGAAGTCATCGGCATTGTCGGGCGCTCCGGTTCCGGCAAGAGCACATTGACCAAGCTGATCCAGCGCCTGTATGTACCGGAACGTGGTCGAGTGCTGGTCGACGGCCTGGATCTTACCCTGATCGATGCGTCCAGCCTGCGTCGCCAGATCGGCGTCGTGTTGCAGGAGAACGTGTTGTTCAATCGGACGCTGCGGGAGAACATCGCGCTCGCTGATCCCGGCGCGCCATTGGAGCAGGTCATGGGCGCCGCCAAGCTGGCGGGGGCGCATGAATTTATCCTTGAATTGCCCGAAGCCTACGACACCGTGGTTGGTGAACATGGCTCGAGCCTGTCGGGTGGCCAGCGCCAGCGCATCGCGATTGCGCGCGCACTGATGTCCCAGCCGCGAATTCTGATCTTTGATGAAGCCACCAGTGCGCTCGATTACGAATCTGAACGCATCATTCAGAACAATATGCAGGCCATCTGTCAGGGCCGCACAGTCATCGTCATTGCGCATCGCTTATCCGCAGTACGGCATGCCAATCGCATTCTGGTCATGGATCACGGCCAGATAGTGGAAGCCGGAACGCATGCCGAGTTGCTTGAACATGAAGCAGGGCATTATTCCCGATTGCACCGCCTCCAGCATGCCTAA